GACATCGTGTTTCACGGCGATGATGGCTACTCGGTTAAATCCGCCGACGGGCAAGCGTCTTATTATTATTCACAACCCTTTTATGCCATCGAAGGGATGCTGACGTTACCTGACGGGGATGTCCATGTAACCGGAAACGCATGGTTGGATCGCGAATGGTCATCCCAGCCTTTGTCAGAAAATCAGACGGGTTGGGATTGGTTCTCGCTGTCTTTGGAGGACGGAAAACTGATGGGGTTTCGCCTGCGCCAAGACGATGGAAGCTATTACACATCTGCAACGTGGATCACGCTCGATGGTGAAACGACCGCATATCCAGACGGTGCGTTTCAGGCCGAACCTATCTCCTATTCTGACGTAAATGGCCGTCAAATCCCGACGCAATGGAATGTCCGGCTCGACGAGCGTGGGGTCGATCTTGATGTTTACGCCCTCAACCCGCAATCGTGGATGGAGACGTCGGTTCCGTATTGGGAAGGGCCGATCATCGTCGAAGGCTCGCACACTGGCGTAGGGTATCTTGAAATGACCGGCTATGAGTGACGCAGCCGTGAAGACATGCCCCTCGCCCAAATGGCCAACGGGCGTTAAAACGGCTTTATGAAACAAACAGTTCCTTTCACCCGTGATCTTGTACTTGTTGGCGGTGGCCACACCCATGCGTTGGTTTTGCGCAGTTGGGGAATGAATCCGCTTCCAGGTGTTCGCCTGACAGTTATCAACCCAGGCCCGACGGCACCCTATTCGGGAATGTTACCCGGTTTTGTTGCCGGACATTACACCCGCGATGAGTTGGATATTGATCTGGTGAAACTCGCCCGTTTCGCAGGTGCACGCATTATCGTTGGCAAAGCCGTTGCGATTGATCCGATCGCAAAAACAATCAGCGTGCCAGATCGCCCTGACATTGCTTATGATGTCGCGGTAATTGACGTTGGCATTACGTCTGAAATGCCGACCCTCGCAGGGTTTGCCGAACACGGTATTCCGGCCAAGCCGCTCGGCGTTTTTGCGTCTCGTTGGGATGCCTACCGTGCAAACGCGACAACGCCTAAAGTCGCCGTAATCGGTGGTGGCGTGGCAGGCGCGGAACTCGCGATGGCGATGGCATACGCCCTGCGCGACCAAGCACCAGAAGTTTCATTGATCGACCGTGGCGAGGTGCTGGACGGGTTCAACGAGCCGACGCGAAATCGCCTTCTCGCAGCGCTAGAAGAACTGAATGTTTCGCTGGTTGAGCATGCCGAAGTCGCCGAAGTCTTGCCCAATGCGGTTCGGTTGACCGACGGCACGCTTGTCCCGTCGGATTTCACAACTGGCGCTGCGGGTGCACGTCCGCATGATTGGGTTGCCGATATAGGTCTGGATCTTCAAGAAGGGTCTCTTGTCGTTGGACCAACGCTACAAACCTCAGATCCTGATGTGTTTGCGGTCGGAGATTGTGCGTATCTATCCCATGATCCGCGTCCAAAGGCTGGTGTGTTCGCGGTCCGTGAAGCGCCCTACCTATTCGACAATCTGCGCGCCCGACTATCGGACGGTAAGATGCGGAATTACCACCCGCAGAAAGATTACCTCAAACTGATTTCGCTTGGCGGAA
This Octadecabacter temperatus DNA region includes the following protein-coding sequences:
- a CDS encoding lipocalin-like domain-containing protein encodes the protein MNVKILLVLLWPFAASAQGFAGLGTSTDGFATPESPAVFDFSADHEPHPDYRIEWWYLTANLQDDDGTHYGLQWTLFRTALTPDGGDGWSSPQLWMGHAAVTTPIDHYVTERLARGGIGQAGVTTAPFEAWIDDWQLSGPDFDNLNMTASGPDFAYDMDLIALGDIVFHGDDGYSVKSADGQASYYYSQPFYAIEGMLTLPDGDVHVTGNAWLDREWSSQPLSENQTGWDWFSLSLEDGKLMGFRLRQDDGSYYTSATWITLDGETTAYPDGAFQAEPISYSDVNGRQIPTQWNVRLDERGVDLDVYALNPQSWMETSVPYWEGPIIVEGSHTGVGYLEMTGYE